The Hyphomicrobium sp. MC1 genome window below encodes:
- a CDS encoding cbb3-type cytochrome c oxidase subunit I, giving the protein MKYRAEKLVVAHLVVAFVALGIAAVLGAWQMTVRSGINPPLTSPTTYFASVTAHGTIMAYVMPTLFAMGFGYFVAVTSLDRPLPSMRLAWAGFWVAVIGMVLAIIPIVAGKASVLYTFYPPLIGDFSYYFGVLLIVVGSWAWVAIMIWAMAQWKRENPGKPVPLVMFATVANAYLWLWTTLGVGVEVIFQLIPSSLGWSQTVDVGLARTFFAWTLHPIVYFWLLPAYIAFYTIAPQVAGGRLYSDMMARISFVLLILFSLPVGMHHLFMDPEHGATFKFLQATLTALVVLPTLLTIFTISASMEIAGRLRGGKGLLGWIAALPWDRPMVLATGLSFVLLGFGGFGGVVNMAYGMNAMVHNTSWVTAHFHLIFGGSVVIMYFATTYQIWPLLLQRQGFDNRLLRLQLWLWAIGVIVTTFPWHILGLMGQPRRVATFDYSNPAMANWQPWTLVSMVGGFVMLAAALLFLWNLASIFFASRVPSRQMHYAVAVYPPKRLPNALNGFGLWNTVTAFLMLVAFGYPIAQFYLLDVHPALIHRVDIGN; this is encoded by the coding sequence GTGAAGTATCGCGCTGAAAAACTGGTCGTCGCGCATCTCGTCGTCGCGTTCGTTGCGCTCGGCATCGCTGCCGTCCTCGGAGCATGGCAGATGACGGTCAGGAGCGGGATCAATCCGCCTTTGACATCGCCCACAACATACTTTGCGTCCGTCACTGCGCACGGCACGATCATGGCCTACGTCATGCCCACGCTATTCGCGATGGGATTTGGCTATTTCGTAGCGGTGACATCCCTTGACCGCCCATTGCCGAGCATGCGCTTGGCGTGGGCTGGATTCTGGGTCGCCGTCATTGGTATGGTTCTGGCGATCATTCCGATCGTCGCAGGAAAAGCGAGCGTGCTTTACACATTCTATCCGCCGCTCATCGGCGACTTTTCCTATTACTTCGGTGTGCTGCTGATCGTGGTCGGGTCATGGGCGTGGGTCGCGATCATGATCTGGGCCATGGCGCAATGGAAGCGCGAAAACCCGGGCAAGCCCGTTCCTCTCGTGATGTTCGCGACGGTCGCAAACGCGTACCTGTGGCTTTGGACGACTCTCGGCGTCGGCGTCGAAGTGATCTTCCAGCTCATCCCCTCGTCGCTCGGCTGGAGCCAAACGGTCGATGTCGGTCTGGCGCGAACCTTCTTTGCATGGACCCTGCATCCGATCGTCTATTTCTGGCTGCTGCCGGCCTACATCGCGTTCTACACGATTGCGCCGCAAGTGGCCGGCGGACGCCTTTACAGCGATATGATGGCGCGCATCAGCTTCGTGCTGCTCATTCTGTTCTCGCTGCCGGTCGGAATGCATCACCTATTCATGGATCCCGAGCACGGTGCCACATTCAAATTCCTGCAAGCGACACTGACGGCTCTCGTCGTGCTCCCGACGCTGCTGACCATCTTCACGATCAGCGCGTCGATGGAGATTGCCGGCCGACTGCGCGGCGGCAAAGGATTGCTAGGCTGGATTGCGGCATTGCCATGGGACCGGCCAATGGTTCTTGCCACGGGGCTGTCCTTCGTCCTGCTCGGCTTCGGCGGGTTCGGCGGCGTCGTGAACATGGCCTACGGCATGAACGCGATGGTGCATAATACATCGTGGGTGACGGCGCATTTCCATCTGATCTTCGGCGGCTCGGTCGTGATCATGTACTTTGCGACCACCTACCAGATCTGGCCGCTTCTTCTCCAGCGCCAGGGCTTCGATAATCGGCTGCTGCGGCTTCAGCTCTGGCTGTGGGCCATCGGCGTCATCGTCACGACGTTTCCGTGGCACATCCTCGGCCTGATGGGGCAGCCGCGCCGCGTGGCGACATTCGACTACTCCAATCCGGCGATGGCCAATTGGCAGCCTTGGACGCTGGTCTCGATGGTTGGCGGCTTCGTAATGCTGGCCGCAGCGCTGCTTTTCCTTTGGAACCTCGCGTCGATCTTCTTTGCTTCTCGGGTTCCGAGCCGGCAGATGCACTATGCGGTTGCAGTTTATCCGCCGAAACGGCTGCCGAACGCGCTGAACGGATTCGGACTTTGGAACACCGTGACAGCCTTCCTGATGCTCGTCGCTTTCGGTTATCCGATCGCGCAGTTCTACCTGCTGGACGTGCATCCGGCGCTTATCCATCGCGTCGACATTGGAAACTAA
- a CDS encoding cytochrome c, which translates to MASEHDHDLPDTRAEDRLWRRWVFIATGSFVVASLLLGTILLPIRDNPQLDPWGAICRAFGFGTNVAGMAAKPGSAASDVTWSAATRIALEKGDPKRGFDIVKDNCSACHGEKGLSIDPTQFPNLAGQSEASLFKQLSDFKSGSRVSDIMGPVAQALTDQQIEDVSAYFAGQKPAPASDKAPEATLDLVNIGNPALALPPCIACHNDVGGGPEGAPLLSGQSPSYLEAQLKKFASGERHNDTFARMRSIAKDLTAEQMHALAQYYGMPSEAK; encoded by the coding sequence ATGGCAAGCGAACACGACCACGACTTACCGGATACGCGCGCTGAAGACCGCCTTTGGCGGCGTTGGGTTTTCATCGCCACGGGATCGTTCGTTGTCGCGAGCCTGCTGCTCGGTACAATTCTGCTTCCCATTCGCGACAATCCCCAACTCGATCCGTGGGGTGCCATCTGCCGGGCGTTCGGCTTCGGCACCAACGTTGCCGGAATGGCCGCGAAGCCCGGCTCGGCCGCTTCGGACGTAACGTGGAGTGCCGCGACGAGAATAGCCTTGGAGAAAGGCGATCCGAAGCGCGGCTTCGACATCGTCAAGGACAATTGCTCGGCATGCCACGGCGAGAAGGGCCTTTCGATTGATCCGACGCAATTTCCAAATCTCGCCGGACAGTCTGAAGCCTCACTGTTCAAGCAGCTCAGCGATTTCAAATCAGGGTCGCGGGTGTCGGATATCATGGGGCCGGTGGCACAGGCTCTGACGGATCAGCAGATCGAAGACGTCTCCGCCTATTTCGCCGGACAGAAGCCTGCGCCCGCCAGCGACAAGGCTCCGGAGGCGACTCTGGATCTCGTTAACATTGGCAATCCGGCGTTAGCGCTGCCCCCTTGCATCGCCTGCCATAACGACGTGGGTGGCGGCCCCGAGGGCGCGCCCCTGCTCTCTGGACAATCGCCGTCCTACCTCGAAGCCCAGCTGAAGAAATTTGCGAGCGGCGAGAGACACAACGATACATTTGCGCGGATGCGCTCGATCGCGAAAGATCTGACGGCCGAGCAAATGCATGCTCTGGCGCAATATTACGGAATGCCTTCAGAAGCGAAATAA
- a CDS encoding LysR family transcriptional regulator, protein MFVRQMSYLVALAREKHFTRAAEKCHVTQSTLSAGLKALERELDMRLVLRGPRFIGLTPEGERVVAWASQIISDYENLKQDVAGLREGLKGTLRLGVIPAAMPAVAKLTSPFCAQHPGITVDVFSMTSAEIQAGIDKFELDAGLTYLENEPLANVRKTPLYRERYFLVTHVDSPLAQTDAISWKEAVTENLCLLNESMQNRRVLNKLAESLGLKLAPSVTSNSYLAICSHVCSGEWSSIIPHTFSYIFCGCKELALVELVDPKHSQSIGLVASNRDPLSPLAHALIRCASRLNQEDLFAPALVAAE, encoded by the coding sequence ATGTTCGTTCGTCAGATGAGCTACCTGGTTGCGCTTGCTCGCGAGAAACATTTCACGCGCGCTGCCGAGAAATGCCACGTCACGCAATCGACGTTGTCGGCAGGACTGAAAGCGCTCGAACGCGAACTCGATATGCGCCTCGTGTTGCGGGGACCGCGTTTCATTGGCCTGACGCCCGAGGGCGAGCGCGTCGTCGCTTGGGCGTCGCAGATCATCTCCGATTATGAAAACCTCAAGCAGGACGTGGCGGGACTTCGCGAGGGCTTGAAGGGTACGTTACGCCTCGGCGTCATCCCGGCCGCGATGCCGGCCGTTGCAAAGCTCACGTCGCCGTTCTGTGCCCAGCACCCCGGCATCACGGTTGACGTCTTCTCGATGACATCGGCGGAGATTCAAGCAGGCATCGACAAGTTCGAACTCGACGCCGGACTTACTTACTTGGAGAACGAGCCATTAGCGAACGTCCGCAAGACGCCACTTTACCGCGAGCGGTATTTTCTCGTCACACACGTCGATAGTCCGTTGGCGCAGACCGATGCTATTTCCTGGAAAGAGGCCGTTACCGAGAACCTCTGCCTGTTGAACGAGAGCATGCAGAACAGACGCGTTCTCAATAAGCTCGCAGAGTCTCTCGGGCTGAAGCTCGCGCCTTCCGTTACCTCGAATTCATACCTCGCGATCTGTTCGCACGTCTGCAGCGGCGAGTGGTCGAGCATCATTCCACACACGTTTTCGTATATCTTCTGTGGCTGCAAAGAACTGGCGCTGGTCGAGCTTGTCGACCCGAAACATAGTCAATCGATCGGCCTTGTCGCCTCGAACCGCGACCCCCTCTCTCCCCTTGCGCATGCGCTTATCCGCTGCGCGTCGCGCCTGAACCAGGAAGACCTCTTCGCCCCTGCGCTCGTCGCGGCGGAATGA
- a CDS encoding NAD-dependent formate dehydrogenase: protein MAKIVCVLYDDPVTGYPKSYARDDIPTITKYPDGQTTPTPHAIDFVPGHLLGSVSGELGLRKYLESNGHTLVVTSDKDGANSQLDKELHDAEIVISQPFWPAYMTAERIAKAPKLKMIVTAGIGSDHTDLQAAMDHGITVAEVTYCNSNSVAEHVVMQMLSLVRNYIPSYNWVIKGGWNIADCVERSYDIEGMHVGTVAAGRIGLRVLRLLKPFDVKLHYMDRYKLPDAVEKELNLTHHTSLESLTKVCDVVTLNCPLHPETEHMINDKSLKNFKRGAYLVNTARGKLCDRDAIVRALESGQLAGYAGDVWFPQPAPQDHPWRTMPHHGMTPHISGTSLSAQARYAAGTREILECYFENRPIRNEYLIVQGGKLAGVGAHSYSAGNATGGSEEAAKFKKA, encoded by the coding sequence ATGGCTAAGATCGTATGTGTGCTCTACGACGATCCCGTAACCGGGTATCCGAAATCATACGCGCGCGACGACATCCCCACGATCACGAAGTATCCCGACGGACAGACGACGCCGACACCGCACGCCATCGATTTCGTTCCGGGCCACCTGCTCGGCAGCGTGTCGGGCGAACTCGGTCTTCGCAAATACCTTGAAAGCAACGGCCACACGCTGGTCGTGACGTCCGACAAGGACGGCGCGAATTCTCAGCTCGACAAGGAGCTTCACGACGCCGAAATCGTCATTTCGCAGCCGTTCTGGCCCGCGTACATGACGGCCGAACGCATTGCCAAGGCACCGAAGCTGAAGATGATCGTGACCGCCGGTATCGGTTCGGATCACACCGATCTTCAAGCAGCGATGGATCATGGCATCACCGTCGCCGAGGTCACGTACTGCAACTCGAACAGTGTTGCCGAGCATGTCGTCATGCAGATGCTCTCGCTCGTTCGCAATTACATCCCTTCGTACAACTGGGTGATCAAGGGCGGCTGGAACATCGCCGACTGCGTCGAACGCTCGTACGATATCGAAGGCATGCACGTCGGCACGGTCGCTGCAGGCCGCATCGGCCTGCGCGTGCTGCGTCTTCTGAAACCGTTCGACGTCAAGCTTCACTATATGGATCGCTACAAGCTTCCCGACGCGGTTGAGAAGGAACTAAACCTCACGCACCACACGAGCCTCGAAAGCCTGACGAAGGTTTGCGACGTCGTGACGTTGAACTGCCCGCTGCATCCGGAAACGGAGCACATGATCAACGACAAATCGCTCAAGAACTTCAAACGCGGCGCGTATCTCGTTAATACGGCTCGCGGCAAGCTCTGCGACCGCGATGCGATCGTGCGTGCTCTCGAAAGCGGCCAGCTTGCAGGATATGCGGGCGATGTGTGGTTCCCGCAGCCCGCACCGCAAGACCATCCGTGGCGGACGATGCCGCATCACGGCATGACCCCGCATATCTCGGGAACGTCGTTGTCAGCACAGGCGCGCTATGCGGCGGGCACGCGTGAAATTCTCGAGTGCTATTTCGAGAACCGTCCCATCCGCAACGAGTACCTGATCGTTCAGGGCGGCAAGCTCGCTGGCGTCGGCGCACATTCCTATAGCGCCGGCAACGCGACGGGCGGCTCGGAAGAGGCTGCTAAGTTCAAGAAAGCCTGA
- the cynS gene encoding cyanase, which translates to MRREDLTEKILDIKRAKGWTWKHITTEIGGVSPVLVVGALLGQMKLVKPLAKKAAELFELSETEERMLNEVPYRGMPMPPTDPLLYRFYELVMVNGPAWKALIEEEFGDGIMSAIDFDMDLERKPHAKGDRIRLTMSGKFLPYKYYGNEQGIAETGVRED; encoded by the coding sequence ATGCGCAGGGAAGACCTGACGGAAAAGATACTCGATATCAAACGCGCGAAGGGTTGGACGTGGAAACACATCACGACCGAGATCGGCGGCGTGTCGCCCGTTCTCGTCGTTGGCGCGTTGCTCGGACAAATGAAACTCGTGAAGCCGCTCGCGAAGAAAGCTGCCGAACTGTTCGAACTGTCCGAAACCGAAGAGCGGATGCTGAACGAGGTCCCGTATCGCGGCATGCCGATGCCGCCAACCGATCCACTGCTCTATCGCTTCTACGAGCTTGTGATGGTCAACGGTCCGGCATGGAAGGCGTTGATCGAAGAGGAATTCGGCGACGGCATCATGTCTGCGATCGACTTCGATATGGATCTCGAACGCAAGCCGCACGCCAAGGGCGATCGCATCCGCCTGACGATGTCGGGGAAATTCCTGCCGTATAAATATTACGGCAACGAGCAGGGCATCGCGGAAACTGGCGTCAGGGAAGATTAA
- a CDS encoding chloride channel protein — MRLFPFGQKRRPLRWAVAVIRVYRGSLRKLLRDNSFILVVAAACVGAASGAIASLMILISETAHQYLFGLNAGERLSSALDLSPTQVIFIVTLGGVLVGATYLHQSRLRHVIVDPIEANALYGGRMSFRDSAFVALQSLLSSGFGLSLGIEGGFTQAAGAVGSKVGQFLNRRRHDVRMLVGAGCAGGIAGAFAAPFAGAAYGFELIVGSYTVATLSPVVAAAVAGHLASRLLVGHSYHIPLNPNGFGSDGYAILALFLGVACGLLSVGLMRCVTGVERIFRQSKMRDVFRPWAGGLLVGLMAIFVPHLLGSGHDAMALILNNEWPVKLLAVVLAGKIVASALSLGSGFRGGLFSTSLFLGAVTGAIAGNLGVMGGVVAPNDVAIISLVGMASFGAAVVGAPMAMALLAIEVTGDLTVVEPVLLGVLAATLTVRQVFGYSFATWRFHLRGEAILGGEDVGWARQTTARDLMRRDLNTVPITMSLADFCARFPVGSTKYVAVADQKAAYVGLLDVAALHVDQLNDDAGSTLEDLKSSLEHSNDWVMASTRFDMLVHLFEQRETERLIIVDNETSRHALGYITEAFALRRYRQELEARQREIFGN; from the coding sequence ATGCGCCTTTTCCCCTTCGGCCAGAAACGCAGACCGCTCAGATGGGCTGTTGCCGTCATCCGCGTTTATCGGGGGTCCCTGCGCAAGCTCCTCCGTGACAACTCCTTTATCCTTGTCGTCGCGGCTGCGTGTGTCGGCGCGGCCAGTGGCGCTATCGCTTCGCTGATGATCCTCATCTCGGAAACCGCGCACCAATATCTCTTTGGGCTGAATGCGGGAGAGCGGCTCAGCTCGGCATTGGACCTCTCTCCCACCCAGGTGATCTTCATCGTAACCCTGGGCGGCGTTCTCGTGGGCGCAACGTACCTGCATCAATCGCGGCTCAGGCATGTGATCGTCGACCCGATCGAAGCCAACGCGCTTTACGGCGGCCGCATGTCGTTCAGGGACAGCGCGTTCGTGGCTTTGCAGTCGCTGCTATCGAGTGGCTTCGGCCTGTCGCTCGGTATCGAAGGCGGCTTTACGCAGGCTGCCGGAGCCGTCGGCTCGAAAGTCGGACAATTCTTGAACCGTCGTCGTCACGACGTGCGCATGCTCGTCGGCGCAGGATGCGCAGGCGGCATCGCGGGTGCATTTGCGGCGCCGTTCGCAGGGGCCGCTTACGGCTTCGAACTCATCGTCGGCAGCTATACCGTCGCGACGCTGTCACCCGTCGTTGCGGCGGCCGTGGCGGGACATCTGGCGTCGCGACTTTTGGTCGGCCACTCCTATCACATTCCGCTCAATCCAAATGGCTTTGGCAGCGATGGTTACGCCATTCTGGCACTGTTTCTCGGCGTCGCTTGCGGACTGCTGTCGGTCGGTTTGATGCGCTGCGTGACGGGTGTCGAGCGCATATTCCGACAGAGCAAAATGCGTGACGTCTTCCGGCCATGGGCAGGCGGCCTGCTGGTCGGTTTAATGGCGATTTTCGTGCCGCATCTGCTCGGCTCCGGCCACGATGCGATGGCGCTGATCCTGAATAACGAATGGCCGGTAAAGCTGTTGGCCGTCGTACTGGCTGGCAAGATCGTGGCTTCGGCGCTGTCGCTCGGCTCGGGGTTTCGTGGCGGCCTGTTCTCGACATCGCTCTTCCTCGGTGCCGTCACTGGCGCCATCGCCGGAAACCTCGGCGTGATGGGCGGCGTGGTCGCGCCAAACGATGTGGCAATCATCAGTCTTGTCGGCATGGCAAGCTTCGGTGCTGCCGTCGTCGGAGCACCGATGGCGATGGCGCTGCTCGCGATCGAAGTTACCGGCGACTTGACGGTCGTCGAACCTGTTCTGCTCGGTGTTCTGGCGGCGACACTGACCGTCAGGCAAGTGTTCGGATACTCGTTCGCCACGTGGCGTTTTCACTTGCGCGGCGAAGCGATCCTCGGCGGCGAGGACGTCGGCTGGGCACGGCAGACGACGGCCCGCGATCTGATGCGGCGCGATTTGAATACCGTGCCGATCACCATGTCGCTCGCCGACTTTTGCGCACGCTTTCCCGTCGGCTCGACGAAGTACGTAGCGGTCGCGGACCAAAAGGCGGCGTACGTTGGCCTTCTTGATGTCGCCGCCTTGCATGTCGACCAATTGAACGACGATGCGGGTAGCACGCTGGAAGACCTGAAGTCGTCGCTTGAGCATAGCAATGACTGGGTGATGGCCTCGACGCGCTTCGACATGCTCGTGCATTTATTTGAACAGCGCGAAACAGAGCGACTGATCATCGTCGACAACGAAACGTCGAGGCACGCCTTGGGCTACATCACGGAAGCGTTCGCGCTCCGGCGCTATCGCCAGGAGCTCGAAGCCCGTCAGCGCGAGATCTTCGGCAACTAG
- a CDS encoding aromatic ring-hydroxylating dioxygenase subunit alpha → MSPSNIVDFSSTETIADKLATITAKIEQAAAQPLARAVTFPPAAYTDEDYFAFEAKRVLETGWLCVAHVSELKESGSFLAVDLLGEPLVVTRDERDQIYVLSRVCPHRSMDIIPEGFDFPRRGTAKRLTCPYHLWAFDLDGHLKGCPHMQRVEDFKKDDWQLAGFRTEVWKGFVFVNFDGNAAPVAEQYKDLATMLAPWNTEDMEVVIALNWECDFNWKVMIENWMESYHHIGAHAETLNRTMPGQNTWSEPEHPHFIRAHLPFKERIREEMEEALARGEALPGFSPISGLSIEDQVEWGLYVGFPCFMLLTTHDRVLWYRLLPLSARKCKLQTMTLVTKTAMAAPDYAETLAAETKMLSDFHKEDMLVNVGVQRGLASRKVVQGRLSHLEEPVWLIQRYVAARLKGTYPERAKRAPYSGPLAAVE, encoded by the coding sequence ATGTCCCCTTCAAATATCGTCGATTTTTCCTCGACGGAAACAATTGCCGACAAGCTCGCGACGATCACCGCTAAAATCGAGCAGGCGGCCGCGCAGCCGCTGGCCCGTGCCGTGACGTTTCCTCCAGCGGCGTACACCGACGAGGACTATTTCGCTTTCGAAGCCAAGCGCGTTCTTGAGACCGGCTGGCTTTGCGTCGCGCATGTCTCCGAGCTCAAGGAGTCAGGCAGCTTTCTCGCCGTCGATCTGCTTGGTGAACCGCTGGTCGTGACGCGCGACGAACGCGATCAGATCTACGTGCTGTCGCGCGTTTGCCCGCACCGCTCTATGGACATCATCCCGGAGGGCTTTGATTTTCCGCGCCGTGGCACCGCGAAGCGTCTGACGTGCCCTTACCATCTTTGGGCGTTCGATCTCGATGGGCATCTCAAGGGCTGTCCGCACATGCAGCGCGTCGAGGATTTCAAAAAGGACGACTGGCAGCTCGCGGGTTTCCGTACCGAAGTCTGGAAGGGCTTCGTCTTCGTCAACTTCGACGGCAACGCTGCGCCGGTCGCCGAGCAATATAAAGACCTCGCGACGATGCTCGCGCCATGGAACACGGAAGACATGGAGGTCGTCATTGCCCTCAATTGGGAATGCGACTTCAACTGGAAGGTGATGATCGAGAATTGGATGGAATCCTATCATCACATCGGTGCGCACGCCGAAACACTCAATCGAACGATGCCTGGCCAAAACACCTGGAGCGAGCCCGAGCACCCACATTTCATTCGCGCTCATCTTCCCTTCAAGGAACGCATTCGCGAGGAGATGGAGGAGGCACTGGCCAGAGGCGAAGCGCTACCCGGTTTTTCGCCGATCTCCGGTCTTTCGATTGAGGATCAGGTCGAATGGGGGCTTTATGTCGGCTTTCCGTGCTTCATGCTTCTGACAACGCACGATCGCGTGCTGTGGTATCGGCTGCTGCCGCTATCGGCCAGAAAGTGCAAGCTGCAGACGATGACGCTCGTCACGAAGACGGCGATGGCCGCGCCCGACTACGCTGAGACACTCGCCGCAGAAACCAAGATGCTGAGCGACTTTCACAAGGAAGACATGCTCGTGAACGTCGGCGTGCAGCGCGGGTTAGCGTCACGGAAAGTCGTGCAGGGGCGCCTCAGTCATCTCGAGGAACCCGTTTGGCTCATCCAGCGCTACGTTGCTGCTCGCCTGAAGGGGACGTATCCCGAACGCGCCAAGCGCGCACCCTATAGCGGTCCGCTCGCGGCCGTTGAATAG
- a CDS encoding LysR family transcriptional regulator, which yields MRKKTISPGASLFRRLDLNLLKVFREICRSEGIGSAARRLNLQQPTVSLALRRLEEHVGEKLCLRTPRGIELTAAGHVLAKFCDTLFDSVQSLPNDIARTSGDVQGLLTIRTVSGVVSPELDATLDTMRRRHPGIRLKIEVAPCPIVVEALAKGRAEVCISFDAAPRAELLYEPLVREFQQLYCARSSPLYGATVNRPEVLATERFVVTGTDEPMEVKNFRLRYGLGLRPSGEAENLDEAKRMIRMGVGLGFLPTILVSREERDHLWPLLPSATLPNYCLYLITHPETQQTVPTQIFLREIRRRLSARGGAI from the coding sequence GTGCGGAAAAAGACGATCTCGCCGGGCGCCTCGCTTTTCAGGCGCTTGGACCTAAATTTACTGAAGGTTTTCCGCGAAATATGCCGCTCGGAAGGCATCGGCTCGGCGGCCCGAAGGCTCAACCTGCAGCAACCGACGGTGAGCCTGGCTCTTCGCCGTCTCGAAGAGCACGTTGGTGAAAAACTATGCCTTCGAACACCGCGGGGTATCGAGCTGACGGCGGCGGGGCACGTCCTGGCCAAGTTTTGCGACACCCTTTTCGACTCCGTCCAATCCCTGCCCAACGATATCGCCAGGACGTCCGGCGACGTGCAGGGCCTGCTCACGATCCGCACCGTCTCAGGCGTTGTCTCGCCGGAACTCGATGCAACGCTCGATACGATGCGGCGGCGTCACCCTGGCATCCGCCTGAAGATCGAAGTTGCACCTTGTCCGATCGTCGTCGAGGCCTTGGCCAAGGGCCGCGCGGAAGTCTGCATTTCTTTCGATGCCGCGCCGCGCGCCGAACTGCTTTACGAGCCACTGGTGCGCGAATTTCAGCAGCTCTACTGCGCTCGCTCCAGCCCGCTCTATGGTGCGACGGTCAACCGTCCGGAAGTGCTTGCCACCGAACGCTTCGTTGTGACCGGCACGGATGAGCCGATGGAAGTGAAGAATTTCCGCCTGCGTTATGGACTGGGACTGAGACCGTCAGGCGAAGCGGAAAACCTGGATGAAGCCAAGCGCATGATCCGCATGGGCGTCGGACTTGGCTTTCTGCCGACCATTCTCGTCTCACGCGAGGAACGCGATCACCTCTGGCCTTTGCTGCCGTCGGCGACGCTGCCGAATTACTGCCTCTACCTGATCACGCATCCCGAGACACAACAGACCGTGCCGACGCAGATTTTTCTACGCGAAATTCGGCGACGGCTGTCGGCTCGCGGCGGAGCAATTTAG
- a CDS encoding S9 family peptidase, whose protein sequence is MAFLKGICASRDAGDGLRILMERTGLFLIALIGLTALVCGTASAADNTYGGFGPEGPRMREQLWILPSGETGRSLRATLFRPEDDPKAPGKQFPLVVINHGTDESTRLAVSMPVYYWLSRWFVERGYAVILPQRRGHGATGGQLSEAVGTCANPNHYESGNIAADDIVATINYMTAQPFIAKRGAIVAGISTGGWASLAVAARNLPQVQAIVNFAGGRGGHAYGQPNAICGESDLLSAAHFYGETAREPTIWFYSENDSYFGPNLAVKLAHAWSSGGGDVEEHILPPYGSDGHTIADDRQGWDIWGASLDHFLTTVRGSEMQVAGEPAEQPATALATSAIATTGATR, encoded by the coding sequence ATGGCTTTCTTGAAGGGAATTTGCGCGTCGCGCGACGCGGGGGACGGATTGCGAATATTGATGGAGCGTACCGGACTTTTTCTCATCGCCCTAATTGGCCTTACCGCCCTCGTTTGCGGCACGGCATCAGCGGCGGACAACACCTACGGCGGCTTTGGTCCCGAAGGGCCGCGCATGCGCGAGCAGCTTTGGATCCTGCCAAGCGGTGAAACCGGACGTTCGCTGCGCGCGACCCTTTTTCGACCAGAGGACGATCCTAAAGCGCCGGGCAAACAGTTTCCGCTCGTCGTCATCAATCACGGCACTGATGAATCCACGCGCCTCGCCGTTTCGATGCCGGTTTATTATTGGCTGTCGCGGTGGTTCGTCGAGCGTGGGTATGCCGTCATCCTTCCGCAGCGCCGCGGCCACGGCGCGACGGGCGGCCAACTGTCGGAGGCCGTCGGTACGTGCGCCAATCCCAATCACTATGAGTCCGGCAACATCGCCGCCGACGACATCGTGGCGACGATCAACTACATGACGGCACAGCCCTTTATCGCCAAGCGCGGCGCCATCGTCGCCGGCATCTCGACCGGCGGATGGGCATCGCTGGCCGTTGCGGCTCGCAACCTTCCGCAAGTCCAAGCCATCGTGAATTTCGCCGGCGGACGCGGTGGGCACGCATATGGCCAGCCGAATGCGATCTGCGGTGAAAGCGATCTTCTGTCGGCAGCGCATTTCTACGGCGAGACGGCACGCGAGCCGACGATCTGGTTCTATTCCGAAAACGACAGCTATTTCGGACCTAACCTCGCCGTGAAACTCGCGCACGCCTGGAGCAGCGGGGGAGGCGACGTCGAGGAACACATCCTGCCGCCCTACGGCTCTGACGGGCACACGATTGCTGACGATCGCCAGGGCTGGGACATCTGGGGTGCGAGCCTGGACCATTTTCTGACGACGGTTCGCGGCAGCGAGATGCAGGTTGCAGGGGAGCCCGCCGAGCAACCTGCGACGGCATTGGCAACTTCGGCCATTGCAACAACCGGCGCAACGCGATAG